CGATATTGCCGAGGGCGTTATTTGTGGTTTGGGCGCGCAAGGGTATGAATTTGCCTTACAGTTTGCTTTAAATTATTTATCGGAAAAATCAAATTAAGTTGAATTTCGTAGAAATTTGCAGAATTTTGTCGCCAACTGCACGATTTTCAGGTAATCTTTCGCACAGAAATTTATATTAAACCGACCGCACTTTTTGCTGTTTTGTTGGTCAAAGTAAAAAGTGCGGTCAAAATTTTATTATTTTAGGAAAACATTATGGACATTCGTAAAATTAAGAAACTCATCGAATTAGTGGAAGAATCAGGCATTATGGAATTGGAAATTTCTGAAGGGGAAGAATCGGTTCGTATTAATCGCGGTTCACCGGCAGCTACCACTGTACAATACAGTATGCCGGCTCCACAGGTTGCACCGGTCGCGCCAGCGGTTGCGGCGCCTGTTGCTGCACCAGCAGCGCCAGCGGTTGCAGCGAGTGATGAGTTAAGTGGTCACGTTATTCGTTCTCCAATGGTGGGAACCTTCTATCGTAGCCCAAGCCCGGATGCCAAAGCGTTCGTTGAAGTTGGTCAAACTGTTAAAG
This portion of the [Pasteurella] aerogenes genome encodes:
- the accB_1 gene encoding biotin carboxyl carrier protein of acetyl-CoA carboxylase yields the protein MDIRKIKKLIELVEESGIMELEISEGEESVRINRGSPAATTVQYSMPAPQVAPVAPAVAAPVAAPAAPAVAASDELSGHVIRSPMVGTFYRSPSPDAKAFVEVGQTVKVGDALCIVEAMKMMNRIEADKAGVVKAILINDGEPVEFDEPLIVIE